From the genome of Candidatus Aminicenantes bacterium, one region includes:
- a CDS encoding 3-hydroxyacyl-[acyl-carrier-protein] dehydratase FabZ, whose amino-acid sequence MNLPLGIEDIKKILPHRYPFLLVDRVTECDGQT is encoded by the coding sequence ATGAACCTGCCGCTGGGCATCGAGGACATCAAGAAGATCCTGCCCCACCGCTATCCCTTCCTGCTGGTGGACCGGGTGACCGAGTGCGACGGCCAGACCA